From the Geothermobacter hydrogeniphilus genome, the window GCGAGGTGCGAGGTGCGAGGTGCGAGGTGCGAGGTGCGAGGTGCGAGGTGCGAGGAAAGGGTAAAATACCGATATGGTCAAAGGCAAACAGATTTATGCCGAGGTAACGCAGCAGACGGCGTGAAGCTGTTTTGCCACTCAACACAGCCACAAGGCGAGCAGATTTGCCTTGGATGCTAGGCGCAGCAGAGATGGGCACCGCAGGCGTAGCGGCAGCTACGTCGAGGATGACTATCTCCGCTGCAACAACGCAGACAGGGTGAAGCTGTTCGCCGCCCTACGGAGACGGCGTTAAGCTGTTCGCCGCCCTACGGAGACGAAATGCAAGGATTTATAAACACAACCCGCGAAGACCCCGCCAAAGAGGACGTCAACCAGCGGGTTCTCAACTTCGAGGAGATCTACCGGTTTTTCAACAACCGTGTGGTCAGGCGGCAGGCGGAGCGCTGCGTGCAGTGCGGCGATCCTTTCTGCACCGCAATCGGCTGTCCGCTGCAGAATTACATTCCGCAGTGGCTGGAGGCGGTTGCCGAGAAGGACCTGGAGAAGGCGTTCCTGCTCTGCAACGAGACCTCGCCTTTTCCCGAGATTCTCGGCCGCATCTGCCCCCACAACCGGCTCTGCGAAGGGGCCTGCACTCTCGATGACGGCTACGGCGCGATTTCCATCGGCGCCATCGAGGCCTCGATCACCGACCTCGGCTTCCGCGCCGGCTTCAAGCTTCCCTTCCCCGGCCTGACCCGCGGCAAAAAGGTTGCCGTGGTCGGCTCAGGTCCGGCCGGGATGAGTTGTGCCCATTTCCTGCTGCGGGCGGGGATCGAAGTGGAGATGTTTGAACGCTCCGACATCCCCGGCGGCCTGCTCGCCTGCGGCATTCCCGGCTTCAAGCTCGACAAGGCGACGGTCAGCCACCGCTTCGAGATCATGCAGCAGGCGGGCCTGACCCTGCACCTGAACAGCAATATCGGCAGTGACCTGCCGTTGGCCAGGCTGGTGACCGATTTCGATGCCGTTTTCCTCGGCCTCGGTGCCACCAACGGCAAACGCGCCAACATCCCCAACGAGGATCACGAACAGGTCTACCTGGCCATGGAGTTTCTCACCAGTGTCCAGCGCCGCCTCGCCGGGCGCTCGTGGATGGAACGCTTCTCGGTTCTCGGCAAGCGGGTGGTGGTGGTCGGCGGCGGCGACACCGCCATGGACTGTGTTCGCACTGCCGTTCGCGAGGGTGCCGAAAGTGTCACCTGTCTCTATCGCCGGGACGCGGCCAACATGCCCGGCAGCAGCAAAGAGTTTCACAATGCCGCCGAGGAGGGCGTCCATTTCCTCTTTAACGAGGCGCCGACACGTATTGTGCTTGATGAACAGGGCAATCTGGTCGGTATCGACGCGGTCCGCACCCAACTTGGAGAACCCGATGACAGCGGTCGACAGCGCGTTGAAATGCTCGCCGACTCCGACCACTGCGTCCCGGCGGATGTCATCATCATGGCCCTCGGCTTCGACCAGGAACCCCATCCCTTCCTGGAACAGGAGGGCATCGAACTGCAGCAGTGGGGCAACATCCAGGTCGATGCCGAAGGACGCACCAGCCACGCGAAGATCTTTTCCGGCGGCGACTGCCATCGCGGCGCCGACCTGGCGGTGACCGCCGCCGCCGACGGGCGCACGGCCGCTTTCGGGATCATGAAGCAACTGCTGGAATAGACCGGTTCCGATATCGGCAGAAGCAATGAAGCTGTTGCCCTCGTCCCCCATCCCGCTTATAGTATCCCTGAATCGGTGAGTCCCTTGTCGGCGGATAGCACAAGTCATTGCTCTGCCTGAGCTTCCCAAAAATCACCAGCGAACCTACGGGTGCGCTTCAGATTTTTGGAAATCCCATTTAAGACCAGGCACTTGCATTCTCCATCCAACTGGAACTCACGGATTCAGGAGTATCCCCATACAATTTTCTGTCGCCGGTTTGCCTGACACGAACCGGCAGCTCGTTTTACATTCCGGAGGTTGTTTTGCTGAGAAAATACGGAA encodes:
- a CDS encoding glutamate synthase subunit beta, which produces MQGFINTTREDPAKEDVNQRVLNFEEIYRFFNNRVVRRQAERCVQCGDPFCTAIGCPLQNYIPQWLEAVAEKDLEKAFLLCNETSPFPEILGRICPHNRLCEGACTLDDGYGAISIGAIEASITDLGFRAGFKLPFPGLTRGKKVAVVGSGPAGMSCAHFLLRAGIEVEMFERSDIPGGLLACGIPGFKLDKATVSHRFEIMQQAGLTLHLNSNIGSDLPLARLVTDFDAVFLGLGATNGKRANIPNEDHEQVYLAMEFLTSVQRRLAGRSWMERFSVLGKRVVVVGGGDTAMDCVRTAVREGAESVTCLYRRDAANMPGSSKEFHNAAEEGVHFLFNEAPTRIVLDEQGNLVGIDAVRTQLGEPDDSGRQRVEMLADSDHCVPADVIIMALGFDQEPHPFLEQEGIELQQWGNIQVDAEGRTSHAKIFSGGDCHRGADLAVTAAADGRTAAFGIMKQLLE